ATACGACCGGCGTGGGGACTCCGGCGGTTCACACGATTCTCGACACGGTGCCAGGACCGGGCCGTTACGTCGGCACCTACCTCGCCATCCGCCCGTGCGCCCCGGGATGGTGGGGCGAAGGCGAAGTGAAGTTCTTTCTCGACGGGGACACCGACCATCCCACGATTTGCGGCACGGGTACCGAGGACTATTTCGGCGGGGCCTGGAATTTCGACCTCGACGGGACATACCGCACGTATTCCACGCCCTATCTCGGGCTGCACCAGGTACTGCCGCCGGAGCAGATCTATCGTCCGGAGCAGCGGTTCGGCATGTACCGCTGGCATGTGCGCGACCCCATCTGTTACGAGCGCGAGCTGCGCGTCACCGTGCAGGCTCTCGGATGGCAGGACGCGGCGACCTATCTCCCGCTGGCGGACGCGGAGGTGGCGACCACCGCCTGGTGGTATCAGGGCTGATCGAGGTCGTCCGCATCCGGCGGCAAGTCCGATGCGAGCAGTTCGTCGGCGCGCGCCAGTACGGCGTCCATGCCGGCGGTGAGATCATCCATCACGGTGAGGCCGTCCAGCAGTCCGGTGAGCTCGTCCTGCACGGCGCGCAGTTCCGCGATCGCCGGGTCGACCGGAAACCACGCGACCGCGTCGCGCCACCACGGATCCTCGGAGAGCCAAGCCCACAGCACGTCGCGCACCAGCACCGGGTCGGAGGTGTACATCTGGAAGGACTCCGTCGCCGAACCGGCCTGGTGCTCCAGCTCGTAGACGCCGTCGGGCAGCAACCGGGCCCGGATCTCGTGCAGGTCGGCGCGGCTGAGCTCGAGCACGGCGTGTCCAGGCGCGGCCGGTTCGTCGAGCAGGTCGCCGAGCGCTTCCTCGGTGAGTTCCGGAAGCTGCGTCCCGTCTCCCGTGCGGATGCGCACGTCGGTGGGGTCGATGCTCATCGCGCCAGTCTGCCCCATGCGGCGGACGCATACGCGATATGCGCCGGTGCGGGGCGGTCCGGGTGCAAGGTGGTCGGTATGGGTGTGCTCGGAAGGATCGGACGGTTCGCCGCATCACACGGCGGGTCCGTCTTCGGCAAGCGGCAGGCTTCGTGCGAGGCCGCCTTCATCGGCCCGCGTCCACCGCGCCATGGCTGCCGTGGCGGCGATATCGGCCGGATCCGCCGGGGGTGGGCGGGATGACGACGGTCGCGGGAATCGACAGCTCCACCCAGTCGTGCAAGGTGGTGGTCTGCGACGCCGACAGCGGTGCGGTTCTCGGACGCGCGCAGGCCCCGCACCCGGAGGGGACCGAGGTGGACCCGGCCGCCTGGTGGGACGCGCTGCGGATGGCCGGTGCGGGATGGCTCGACGACGTCGACGCGATCGCCGTCGCGGGGCAGCAGCACGGCTTGGTCGCGTTGGACGCCGCGGGTGTGCCGGTGCGAAAGGCTCTGTTGTGGAACGATATTCGCTCCGCAGGCGCGGCGGAGGATCTGATCGATGAATTCGGCGGGCGGCAAGCCTGCGCCGATGCGGTGGGCAGCGTGCCGGTAGCGGCCTTCACCGTCACCAAACTGCGCTGGCTGGCCGACCACGAGCCGGAACTCGCCGACCGCACCGCGCACGTCGTGTTGCCGCACGACTATCTGACCTGGCGGCTATGCGGCGGTGGACCGGGACGCATGCTCGAGCCGACCACCGACCGGGGCGACGCCTCCGGCACCGGCTATTGGTCGCCCGCCGACGGCGGCTATCGCGAAGACTTGCTCGCCCTGGCCTTTCGTGGACGTCGCCCCGCCCTGCCCCAGGTACTCGGACCGGCCCAGCCCGCCGGGCGCACCCCGTCGGGCGCACTGGTCGCCGCCGGAACCGGGGACAATGCCGGGGCCGCGCTGGGCTTGGGCATCACGGAGGGCGACGTGGTGGTCTCGCTCGGCACCAGCGGGACGGTCTTCGCTCGTGCCGACCGGCCCGCCGCCGACGCGACCGGCGCGGTCGCCGGGTTCGCGGACGCCACCGGCGCGTTCCTGCCGCTGGTCTGCACGCTGAACGCCGCCCGCGTCCTGACCTCGGCCGCCGATCTGCTCGGCGTGGATCTGCCGACGCTCGAATCGCTGGCCGCGCAGGAGCCTCCGGGCGCGGACGGCGTGGTCCTGCTGCCCTATCTCGCCGGTGAACGCACGCCCAACCTGCCGCACGCCGCGGGCAGCTTGCACGGATTGCGGCCGGGGGCGATGCGCCCGGGCACGGTGGCGCGCGCCGCCTTCGAGGGTCTGCTGTGCCATCTCGCCGACGCGCTCGACCACCTCACCGCGAGTGGGGTGACACCGCGGCGCGTGCTGCTCATCGGCGGCGCCGCGCGCTCACTGTTGGTCGCGGAGACCGCCGCGCAGGTGTTCGGCGTCACGGTGACGATCCCGGAACCCGACGAGCACGTCGCGCTCGGCGCTGCCCGCCAAGCGGCCTGGGCTCTGGCGGGCGCGCCCCGGCCACCCTCCTGGCCGGGGCGCTCAGTGGCGGAGATTCCGGCCCCGGCCGATGCCGCGCTCGGGCGAGAGATCCGTGACCGATACCGGAGCACGCGCCAGGCACTGTATGGCTGACCACGGACTTCGGGCCCGGCGGCGCGCCCCGCGCGCCGGGACCGGGATCCTCGTCGGCCACTTCCCGGGCCGCTGATTTTCGTCGCCGGGTGGCGCCTCGACGGCGTGCGGGGTTGGATCACCCTCGTCGAAGAGAGGTGGACGAATGACCGATACCCAGGTGCGAAGGGCGGTGGCGGCGGAACGGACGGAACTCGCCGAACTCTTGGCCGGGCTGGATGCCGCGGGCTGGGACGCGCCGACGCTGTGCGCGGGCTGGCGAGTACGCGAAGTGGTCGCGCACATCACCATGCCGTATCGCCTGTCGAGTGCACGCTTCACGCTGGGGATGCTCGCGGCGTTCGGGAATTTCAACCGCATGGCCGACCGCACCGCCCGCATGGACGCCGCCACGCTCAGCACCTCGGATCTGCTGAAATCGCTGTGGGACAACGTCGATCACCCGTGGCGGCCACCGGGCGGCGGACTGTCCAACGCGTTGAGCCACGACGTCATCCACGGGCTGGACATCACCGTGGCGCTGGGGCTGGATCGCCGCGTGCCCGAGGACCGGATGCGTCTGGTGCTGGACACGATCGAACCCAGGACCGTCAAGCTGTTCGGCGCCAAACTCGGCGGCGTCGAATTGCGCGCCGACGACCTGGACTTTCGCTACGGCTCCGGCACGGTGCTCTCCGGCAGCGCCCAAGACCTGCTGCTGGTCCTATGCGGGCGCAAGCTGCCGCCCGGACACCTGACGGGCGAACCCGCCGAGCGGTTCACCGTGCCGGGATGACCTGGGGAAGGAGCGGCACTCACTTGTCTGCCGCTGGCTTGCGCAGGTAGGCGGCCGTTTCGTCCACCTGATGCGGTCGAGGCACCGGACCCGCCGGCGCCTAGACCGCATCTGTCGTCCCGATCCGAGCCGCCGGACCGGCCGCCTTCGAAGGGCATCAATCCGCGGTGGGCTGATCCCGATACTGGTCGACGAGATGCTGGTAGAAGCTGTTCTCCGGCGATTCCAACGAGATGGCCCGCAGACCGACGGTGACCGTCCGGCCGACGACTGTCGAGTATCCGTCCTCATCGATGCCGAGATCGGCTACGACTGCCGGTACCAGTTCGTCCAGTTCCTCATCGGTCACATAGACGGCGAGACGGCATTCGACCGGGACGCGCGCCGGGTCGTACGCGTCCCCCCACGCGCGCTGAGCGAACTCATCGACCGCAGTGACCGGTCCGAAGCTGGTAAAGCACGGGATACGGTTCACCCCGCGGATCCGATGGGTGCTCTCTTCGAGCGCCAGCGCGACCGGGTGGATTCCCTCACCGTGGAGGGCGCCGGGCCTGGTCGCGTCCGGCAATCCGAGTCCTACCGCGAACTCCCATACTTCGTGTTCGTCGTCGTCCACGTACAACCTTCCTGTTATTTCTTCGACGAGCTCTCGACGCGGCAGTGCTGTCACCGAGGCCGCCGGACCGGCCACGTCAGACGTTCATCGGTGCGCCGGACGTGCGGCGGCGCGCACGACCGCGGCCAGTGCGGCCGCCACGGCGGAATCCGCTCGGCCGCAGGACCAGCCGGTGTGTTCGCCGCTGCGGTACTCCAAGTAGGCGATCTCGGATCTGTCGTCGTCTCGCCCGATCGACTGCGGGGTCAGTCCCAGCACCTCGATCGGATATCCGGCCTCGGCCAGCGCCTCGGTCAGCACTTCGAGCGGACCGCCCGTGCGCCGCGTGCGGTGGGTGACCCCGTCGACGATCAACGTGAGCTCGGTGCTCGGCTCGTCGCCGCTGGTGCGCCAGTCCTTCAGGGCCAACCCCGAGGGGTCCTCGAAATAGACCGCCTCGAAAAGATCGCGCAGTTCGGCGGCGGTGATCTCGGCTCCGGTGTCGTCGGCGAGCGCCTGCACGTGCCGGGCGAAATCGATCTGCAGGCGCCGCGGCAGGTCCATGCCGTATTCGGTGTGCAGCAGATAGGCGATGCCGCCTTTGCCGGACTGGGAATTGACCCGGATCACCGCGTCGTAGCTGCGGCCGAGGTCGGCGGGATCGATGGGCAGATACGGCACGTGCCAGTCCAGTACGCGCTGCGCCTTGCCCGTCGCGGCCGCCCGAGCCCGGTGCTCGGCCATGCCCTTCTTGATCGCGTCTTGATGGGTACCGGAGAACGCGGTGTGCACCAGGTCGCCGACGTACGGGTGGCGTTCGTGGATCGGCATGCGGGTGCAGTACTCGACGGTGCGCCGGATCTCGTCGATGTCGGAGAAGTCGATCATCGGATCCACACCCTGCGCGTGCAGGTTCAAGGCCAGCGTGGCGATGTCGACGTTGCCGGTGCGCTCGCCGTTGCCGAACACGCAGCCCTCCACGCGTTGCGCGCCCGCGAGAATTGCCAGCTCGGCGCACGCGATGCCGGTGCCGCGATCGTTGTGCGGGTGCACCGACAGGATGACGCTGTCGCGCCGGGCGAGATTGCGGTGCATGTACTCGATCTGGTCGGCGTAGACATTCGGGGTGGCGACCTCGACGGTGGCGGGCAGGTTCAGGATGACCGGCCGCTGCGCGGTGGCGTCCCACAGGGTCGTCATCCGGTCGCAGATATCGAGCACGTAGTCGGGCTCGGTCAGGTTGAACACCTCGGGCGAGAACTCGAACCGCACGTTAGGCAGGTCCGCGGCGCAGTCGAGCACGGCGCGGCCGCCGTCGAGGATCAGCTCGCGCAGCGCCGTGCGGTCCTTGCCGAGCACGATGTCACGCCATGCGGGCGCGGTGGCGGTGTACATGTGGATCACGACGTCGTTGGGGAGGCCGCGGATCGAGGCGACGGTGCGCTCGATGAGATCCCGCCGTGCCGGGGTGAAGACGGCGATCGTCACGTCCTCGGGTGCGAGATCGTCCTCGGCGAGGAGCCGGACGAAGTCGAAGTCGGTCTGGGAGGCCGACGGGTAGCCGACCTCGATCTCCTTGTAGCCCATAGCGACCAGCAGCTCGAAGAACCGCCGTTTGCGCGCCGGGTCCATCGGTTCGGCGAGCGCCTGGTTGCCGTCGCGCAGGTCGACCGGCACCCACAGGGGCGCCTGCGTGATCCTGGCTTCGGGCCACTTCCGTTGCGTGAGCGGGACATCTACGCGCTGGTGGATGTCGCGGTAACGATACGAGGGCATCTGCGAGCGCCGCTGGCGATTCCACGCCGGAGCCTTGTCCGGTATCTCGCCCGCGGGAGTGTCGATGCTGGGAAAAGCGGTGCTCATGGGTCTGCTTCCTGGCCATTGCGGCCGTCACGACGAACGGTGACCGGCCACGACGCAGCCCCACGGCGGGCGGCCGGTCGTTCAGGCCCCGCCGTGGCGGCTAAGCAGAAGCATGGTGCGCATGATGGCTAGACTGTACACCACTCCTCAGACAAGCAGAGAGGTATCGGATGATCTCGCAGGTACGGCGCCATCCGCTGGCCGCGCAGGCGGCCGAAGTGCTGCTCGCCCGGATCAAGGCGGGCGAATGGCCGCTGGGTCATCGCCTGCCCGGTGAGACGACGCTGGCCGCACAGCTCGGCGTCGGCCGCTCGACGCTGCGGGAAGCCATCCGCGAGCTCGCCGGGAAAGGCGTGCTCGACAGCCGCCAAGGCGCGGGCGTCTTCGTGACGGCGCTGGAGGTGACCGAGGAGTGGGACGCGGTGCTGCGCCGCGCCACCATCGCTTCGGTGATCGAAGCGCGCATCGCGATCGAGGCCGAGGCCGCCGCCCTGGCCGCGCAGCGGCGGACCGCCGCCGACCTGCGGGCGATTCGCCGGGCACTGGCCGCCCGGGAGGCCCACGGCGAACCGGTGGCCGAGCATGTCGACGCGGACATGGCGTTCCACCGGGCGGTCATCGTGGCCGCCCACAACGACGTGCTGACCCAGCTTTTCGACACCTTCCTCCCCCGGCTGCGCCTGGCGATGATCGACATGCTGAAGATCCGGCCGGTGCCGTCGGAATCCGCCGATCACGCCGCGCACCAGCGGCTGGCCGACGCGATCGCCGCCCGCGACCCCGCCGCCGC
Above is a genomic segment from Nocardia sputorum containing:
- the xylB gene encoding xylulokinase encodes the protein MTTVAGIDSSTQSCKVVVCDADSGAVLGRAQAPHPEGTEVDPAAWWDALRMAGAGWLDDVDAIAVAGQQHGLVALDAAGVPVRKALLWNDIRSAGAAEDLIDEFGGRQACADAVGSVPVAAFTVTKLRWLADHEPELADRTAHVVLPHDYLTWRLCGGGPGRMLEPTTDRGDASGTGYWSPADGGYREDLLALAFRGRRPALPQVLGPAQPAGRTPSGALVAAGTGDNAGAALGLGITEGDVVVSLGTSGTVFARADRPAADATGAVAGFADATGAFLPLVCTLNAARVLTSAADLLGVDLPTLESLAAQEPPGADGVVLLPYLAGERTPNLPHAAGSLHGLRPGAMRPGTVARAAFEGLLCHLADALDHLTASGVTPRRVLLIGGAARSLLVAETAAQVFGVTVTIPEPDEHVALGAARQAAWALAGAPRPPSWPGRSVAEIPAPADAALGREIRDRYRSTRQALYG
- a CDS encoding 2-isopropylmalate synthase; the encoded protein is MPSYRYRDIHQRVDVPLTQRKWPEARITQAPLWVPVDLRDGNQALAEPMDPARKRRFFELLVAMGYKEIEVGYPSASQTDFDFVRLLAEDDLAPEDVTIAVFTPARRDLIERTVASIRGLPNDVVIHMYTATAPAWRDIVLGKDRTALRELILDGGRAVLDCAADLPNVRFEFSPEVFNLTEPDYVLDICDRMTTLWDATAQRPVILNLPATVEVATPNVYADQIEYMHRNLARRDSVILSVHPHNDRGTGIACAELAILAGAQRVEGCVFGNGERTGNVDIATLALNLHAQGVDPMIDFSDIDEIRRTVEYCTRMPIHERHPYVGDLVHTAFSGTHQDAIKKGMAEHRARAAATGKAQRVLDWHVPYLPIDPADLGRSYDAVIRVNSQSGKGGIAYLLHTEYGMDLPRRLQIDFARHVQALADDTGAEITAAELRDLFEAVYFEDPSGLALKDWRTSGDEPSTELTLIVDGVTHRTRRTGGPLEVLTEALAEAGYPIEVLGLTPQSIGRDDDRSEIAYLEYRSGEHTGWSCGRADSAVAAALAAVVRAAARPAHR
- a CDS encoding FadR/GntR family transcriptional regulator, coding for MISQVRRHPLAAQAAEVLLARIKAGEWPLGHRLPGETTLAAQLGVGRSTLREAIRELAGKGVLDSRQGAGVFVTALEVTEEWDAVLRRATIASVIEARIAIEAEAAALAAQRRTAADLRAIRRALAAREAHGEPVAEHVDADMAFHRAVIVAAHNDVLTQLFDTFLPRLRLAMIDMLKIRPVPSESADHAAHQRLADAIAARDPAAAAEYSRAHLTTLKEAFT
- a CDS encoding maleylpyruvate isomerase family mycothiol-dependent enzyme, whose protein sequence is MTDTQVRRAVAAERTELAELLAGLDAAGWDAPTLCAGWRVREVVAHITMPYRLSSARFTLGMLAAFGNFNRMADRTARMDAATLSTSDLLKSLWDNVDHPWRPPGGGLSNALSHDVIHGLDITVALGLDRRVPEDRMRLVLDTIEPRTVKLFGAKLGGVELRADDLDFRYGSGTVLSGSAQDLLLVLCGRKLPPGHLTGEPAERFTVPG